A single Anopheles arabiensis isolate DONGOLA chromosome 2, AaraD3, whole genome shotgun sequence DNA region contains:
- the LOC120893952 gene encoding uncharacterized protein KIAA1143 homolog yields the protein MPKRNVAFIKPDEPDFLKRMKAQIGYREGPSIDDKREAIENFDSDSDDEENEDEKPQVVVVKEGDLTEAEAAQAFKEESEKPADLNQKIVFKARKAKSDKPEEKPKPKPEEKKAKKAKQKQEKSKLSFNDEEDEEEY from the exons ATGCCGAAGCGAAATGTTGCATTCATCAAGCCGGACGAGCCCGATTTTCTTAAACGAATGAAGGCACAAATCGGCTACCGGGAAGGTCCATCGATCGACGATAAG CGTGAAGCGATTGAAAACTTTGATTCGGACTCGGACGACGAGGAAAATGAAGACGAAAAGCCGCAAGTGGTTGTGGTAAAGGAGGGCGATCTTACGGAAGCGGAAGCTGCACAAGCTTTCAAGG AGGAGAGTGAAAAACCTGCTGATTTGAACCAAAAAATTGTGTTCAAAGCGAGAAAAGCCAAATCGGACAAGCCGGAGGAAAAGCCAAAACCGAAGCCGGAAGAAAAGAAGgcgaaaaaggcaaaacaaaagcaggaAAAGAGCAAACTTTCCTTCAACGACGAGGAAGACGAGGAAGAATACTAG